The Glycine soja cultivar W05 chromosome 6, ASM419377v2, whole genome shotgun sequence genome has a window encoding:
- the LOC114415410 gene encoding long chain acyl-CoA synthetase 9, chloroplastic-like, translated as MNAYIIGLVVPLLVLLYRSRSSNKRRGIPAEAGGEPGLALRNHRFDSPLSSAWEGVTTLAELFERACREHQERVLLGTRALIAREMETSPDGRTFEKLDLGDYQWLTYGKVFESVSSFASGLASLGHRREERVAIFADTRERWFIALQGCFRRNVTVVTMYSSLGKEALCHSLNETEVTTVICGRKELKSLVNISGQLDSVKRVICMDDDIPSDASSAQHGWKITTFSNVERLGRENPVEADLPLSADVAVIMYTSGSTGLPKGVMMTHGNVLATVSSVMIIVPNLGPKDVYLAYLPMAHILELVAENLIAAVGGCIGYGSPLTLTDTSNKIKKGKQGDSTALMPTVMAAVPAILDRVRDGVLKKVNSKGGLSKKLFHLAYSRRLQAINGCWFGAWGLEKALWNFLVFKKVQAILGGRIRFILCGGAPLSGDTQRFINICLGAPIGQGYGLTETCAGGSFSDFDDTSVGRVGPPVPCSYIKLIDWPEGGYSTSDSPMARGEIVIGGPNVTLGYFKNEEKTKESYKVDERGMRWFYTGDIGRFHKDGCLEIIDRKKDIVKLQHGEYVSLGKVEAAVSASPFVDNIMLHADPFHSYCVALVVVSHSALEQWASKQGIAYSDLSELCSKEETVKEVHASLVKEAKTARLEKFEIPAKVKLLSEPWTPESGLVTAALKLKREILRKTFQADLSELYAS; from the exons CGGCCTCGCGCTGCGCAATCACCGCTTCGATTCACCGCTCAGCTCCGCGTGGGAGGGCGTCACAACGCTCGCGGAGCTCTTTGAGCGCGCATGCAGGGAGCACCAGGAGCGCGTTCTGCTCGGCACGCGCGCTCTGATCGCGCGTGAGATGGAGACCTCTCCCGACGGTAGAACCTTCGAGAAGCTTGACCTCGGGGACTACCAGTGGCTCACCTACGGGAAAGTGTTTGAATCCGTCTCGAGTTTCGCGTCCGGTTTGGCGTCGCTCGGCCATCGCCGGGAGGAACGCGTTGCTATCTTCGCTGACACCAGAGAACGATGGTTTATTGCACTGCAG gGTTGCTTCAGGAGGAATGTGACGGTTGTGACTATGTATTCGTCGTTGGGAAAGGAAGCTTTGTGTCACTCGTTGAATGAG ACAGAGGTTACAACTGTGATTTGTGGGCGCAAAGAATTGAAATCACTAGTAAATATTAGTGGTCAACTTGACTCAGTGAAACGTGTGATATGCATGGACGATGATATCCCATCTGATGCCTCGTCTGCTCAGCATGGCTGGAAAATCACTACGTTTTCTAATGTTGAGAGGCTTGGTAGAGAAAATCCTGTTGAGGCTGATTTACCTCTTTCAGCAGATGTTGCAGTTATAATGTACACAAGTGGAAGTACAGGATTACCTAAG gGTGTGATGATGACACATGGCAATGTCTTGGCAACAGTCTCTTCTGTAATGATAATAGTTCCTAACCTTGGACCAAAGGATGTCTATCTAGCATACTTACCGATGGCTCATATCCTTGAATTAGTAGCTGAG AATTTGATTGCAGCTGTTGGAGGTTGTATAGGATATGGATCTCCTTTGACTTTAACTGAtacatcaaacaaaataaaaaaggggaaaCAGGGGGATTCCACTGCACTGATGCCAACTGTGATGGCAGCTGTACCAGCAATTCTTGATCGTGTACGTGACGGAGTGCTCAAGAAG GTAAATTCAAAGGGAGGATTGTCAAAGAAGTTGTTTCATTTAGCCTATTCACGAAGATTACAAGCAATTAATGGTTGCTGGTTTGGTGCTTGGGGCTTGGAAAAAGCTCTATGGAATTTTCTCGTGTTCAAAAAGGTTCAAGCAATTTTGGGTGGTCGCATTCGGTTTATACTGTGTGGTGGTGCTCCCCTTTCTGGTGATACCCAAAGATTCATCAATATTTGTCTTGG TGCTCCAATAGGTCAAGGATATGGTCTAACAGAGACTTGTGCTGGTGGGTCATTCTCTGATTTTGACGATACATCTGTTGGACGTGTTGGGCCACCTGTTCCTTGCTCATATATTAAG CTAATTGACTGGCCCGAAGGTGGATATTCAACCAGTGACTCACCAATGGCGCGAGGTGAAATTGTAATTGGTGGTCCAAATGTCACTCTTGGATACttcaaaaatgaagaaaaaacaaaagaatcttACAAG GTTGATGAAAGAGGAATGAGGTGGTTCTACACTGGTGACATAGGGAGATTCCATAAAGATGGTTGCCTTGAGATCATTGATAGGAAAAAGGACATAGTTAAACTACAGCATGGAGAATATGTGTCCTTGGGAAAG GTTGAGGCAGCTGTTTCTGCCAGTCCCTTCGTAGACAATATCATGTTGCATGCTGATCCTTTTCATAGCTACTGTGTGGCACTCGTTGTAGTTTCTCATTCTGCTTTGGAGCAATGGGCTTCAAAGCAAGGGATTGCTTATTCTGATCTTTCAGAATTGTGCAGCAAAGAAGAAACTGTGAAGGAGGTGCATGCATCACTTGTAAAG GAAGCAAAGACGGCTCGTCTGGAGAAATTTGAGATTCCTGCAAAAGTTAAGTTACTTTCTGAACCATGGACTCCTGAATCTGGCCTAGTCACTGCAGCTCTTAAGCTCAAGAGAGAGATACTTAGAAAGACTTTTCAAGCAGATCTCTCAGAGTTATATGCCTCGTAG